From the genome of Streptomyces sp. NBC_01317, one region includes:
- a CDS encoding aldehyde dehydrogenase family protein, whose protein sequence is MTPTTAFWLAGRQATGEDTFDVTSPWDGRPVGTVAVPTEQQVEEAVAAAHAVRGTFAATPAHQRATALDHVSRRIGERAEDIARLISAENGKPLKWARGEVGRAVSVFRFAAEEARRFNGGEAQRLDTDAGGAGRLALTRRFPKGVVLGIAPFNFPLNLCAHKVAPALAVGTPIILKPAPATPLSALLLGELLAETDLPAGAWSVLPVPNDRMPALVQDDRLPVISFTGSDKVGYAIMDSVPRKHCTLELGGNGAAVVLADYASDQDLDHAATRIATFSNYQGGQSCISVQRVIADAAVYERLVPRIVAAVEAQVTGDPSDDTTDVGPLVSEEAARRVESWVDEAVQAGARLLTGGKRDGSSYAPTVLADVPEDVTLAREEVFGPVLTLRSVTGEEAAFEAVNESKYGLQAGVFTRDLQAAFRAHRALEVGGVIIGDVPSYRADQMPYGGAKQSGVGREGVRFAMEDYTYERVMVLTGLDL, encoded by the coding sequence ATGACTCCCACCACCGCCTTCTGGCTCGCCGGCCGCCAGGCCACCGGCGAGGACACCTTCGACGTGACCTCCCCCTGGGACGGCCGCCCCGTCGGCACCGTCGCCGTGCCGACCGAGCAGCAGGTCGAGGAGGCCGTCGCAGCCGCCCACGCCGTGCGCGGCACCTTCGCCGCGACGCCCGCGCACCAGAGGGCGACCGCCCTCGACCACGTATCGCGCCGGATCGGCGAACGCGCCGAGGACATCGCCCGCCTCATCTCCGCCGAGAACGGCAAGCCCCTCAAGTGGGCCAGGGGCGAGGTCGGCCGCGCCGTCTCCGTGTTCCGGTTCGCCGCCGAGGAGGCCCGCCGGTTCAACGGCGGCGAGGCGCAGCGCCTCGACACCGACGCGGGCGGCGCCGGCCGCCTCGCGCTGACCCGGCGTTTCCCCAAGGGCGTCGTCCTCGGCATCGCGCCGTTCAACTTCCCGCTCAACCTCTGCGCCCACAAGGTCGCCCCCGCCCTCGCCGTCGGCACCCCGATCATCCTCAAGCCCGCCCCGGCGACCCCCCTGTCCGCGCTGCTCCTCGGCGAGCTGCTGGCGGAGACGGACCTGCCGGCCGGCGCCTGGTCGGTCCTGCCCGTGCCGAACGACCGGATGCCCGCGCTCGTCCAGGACGACCGGCTGCCGGTGATCTCGTTCACCGGCTCCGACAAGGTCGGCTACGCGATCATGGACTCCGTCCCGCGCAAGCACTGCACGCTCGAACTCGGCGGCAACGGCGCCGCCGTCGTCCTCGCCGACTACGCGAGCGACCAGGACCTTGACCACGCGGCGACCCGCATCGCCACGTTCTCGAACTACCAGGGCGGCCAGTCCTGCATCTCCGTGCAGCGTGTGATCGCGGACGCGGCCGTGTACGAGCGGCTCGTGCCGAGGATCGTCGCCGCCGTCGAGGCCCAGGTCACCGGCGACCCGTCCGACGACACCACCGACGTCGGCCCGCTCGTCAGCGAGGAGGCCGCCCGGCGCGTCGAGTCCTGGGTCGACGAAGCCGTACAGGCGGGCGCCCGGCTGCTCACCGGCGGCAAGCGGGACGGCTCCTCGTACGCGCCCACCGTCCTCGCCGACGTCCCCGAGGACGTCACGCTCGCCCGCGAGGAGGTCTTCGGCCCGGTCCTGACCCTCCGCAGCGTGACGGGCGAGGAAGCCGCCTTCGAGGCCGTGAACGAGTCCAAGTACGGCCTCCAGGCAGGGGTGTTCACCCGCGACCTCCAGGCCGCCTTCCGCGCCCACCGCGCCCTGGAGGTCGGGGGTGTGATCATCGGCGACGTCCCCTCGTACCGCGCCGACCAGATGCCGTACGGCGGTGCCAAGCAGTCCGGCGTCGGCAGGGAGGGTGTGCGGTTCGCGATGGAGGACTACACGTACGAGCGTGTGATGGTCCTGACGGGCCTGGACCTCTAG
- a CDS encoding PucR family transcriptional regulator, translated as MPPTLASLVQHSALHLRVRAGEDRLRTPVRWAHASELADPVPYMEGGELLLVTATTLDAEDPEAMTAYVRRLVGAGVAGLGFAVGVNYDSVPEALVAAARAEGLPLLEVPRRTPFLAISKAVSAAIAADQYRAVTAGFEAQRELTRAALADGPAALLARLAAHVDGWAALYDATGAVVAAAPEWAARRAARLTADVERLRERPAPASVVVGHTGHGDGAEDRVELQSLGTGRRAGGALAVGTGAALGTAERYAVHSAVALLTLTTERSRALQEAEQRLGAAVLRMLLSGQPDHARSVAGELYGGLLDAPFRLLIAEPESDTTEPGALEALSDALEAAGARAGEAVLAVPDGERLAVLAVDGGAVVASLGDPATPAVGGVVIGLSAPTGPIAVGGAYKQAEAALTVARRRGRVLVEHEELAAGSILPLLADDAVRAFADGLLRALYEHDAKGRGDLVASLRAWLSRHGQWDAAAADLGVHRHTLRYRMRRVEEILGRSLDDPDVRMELWLSLKTSER; from the coding sequence ATGCCGCCCACGCTCGCCTCGCTCGTGCAGCACTCGGCCCTCCACCTCAGGGTGCGCGCGGGCGAGGACCGGCTGCGGACGCCCGTGCGCTGGGCCCACGCCAGCGAGCTGGCCGACCCCGTGCCGTACATGGAGGGCGGTGAACTGCTCCTCGTGACGGCCACCACGCTGGACGCCGAGGACCCGGAGGCCATGACGGCGTACGTACGGCGGCTCGTCGGCGCGGGGGTCGCGGGGCTCGGCTTCGCGGTGGGCGTGAACTACGACTCCGTCCCGGAGGCGCTGGTCGCCGCGGCGCGCGCCGAAGGGCTCCCCCTACTCGAAGTGCCCCGGCGCACGCCCTTCCTGGCGATCAGCAAGGCGGTGTCGGCGGCGATCGCGGCGGACCAGTACCGGGCCGTCACGGCGGGCTTCGAGGCCCAGCGCGAACTGACCCGCGCCGCGCTCGCCGACGGACCCGCCGCGCTGCTCGCCCGGCTCGCGGCGCACGTGGACGGCTGGGCGGCGCTGTACGACGCCACCGGCGCGGTCGTCGCCGCCGCGCCCGAGTGGGCGGCGCGGCGCGCGGCCCGGCTGACGGCGGACGTGGAACGGCTGCGGGAGCGGCCGGCGCCGGCGAGCGTGGTCGTCGGGCACACGGGCCACGGCGACGGCGCCGAGGACCGGGTCGAACTCCAGTCCCTCGGCACGGGCCGCCGGGCCGGCGGAGCACTGGCGGTCGGTACGGGCGCGGCGCTGGGCACCGCCGAGCGGTACGCCGTGCACTCGGCGGTCGCGCTCCTCACGCTGACGACCGAGCGCTCTCGGGCCCTCCAGGAGGCCGAGCAGCGGCTGGGCGCGGCGGTGCTGCGGATGCTGCTGTCCGGGCAGCCCGACCACGCGCGCTCCGTGGCGGGCGAGCTGTACGGCGGGCTTCTCGACGCCCCGTTCCGCCTGCTGATCGCCGAACCGGAGTCCGACACGACGGAGCCCGGCGCCCTGGAGGCCCTGTCGGACGCGCTGGAGGCGGCGGGGGCGCGGGCGGGCGAGGCGGTGCTGGCGGTGCCGGACGGGGAGCGGCTCGCGGTGCTCGCGGTGGACGGCGGCGCGGTGGTGGCCTCCTTGGGGGACCCCGCGACCCCCGCGGTCGGCGGCGTCGTGATCGGGCTCTCGGCGCCCACGGGGCCCATCGCGGTGGGCGGCGCGTACAAACAGGCCGAGGCGGCGCTGACCGTGGCGCGGCGGCGGGGCCGGGTGCTCGTCGAGCACGAGGAGCTGGCCGCGGGCTCGATCCTCCCGCTCCTGGCGGACGACGCGGTGCGGGCGTTCGCGGACGGCCTGCTGCGGGCGCTGTACGAACACGACGCGAAGGGCCGGGGCGATCTGGTGGCCTCGCTCCGGGCGTGGCTGTCCCGCCACGGCCAGTGGGACGCGGCGGCGGCGGATCTTGGCGTCCACCGGCATACGCTGCGCTACCGGATGCGGAGGGTGGAGGAGATCCTGGGGCGCTCCCTGGACGACCCGGATGTCCGCATGGAGCTGTGGCTGTCCCTGAAGACGTCTGAGCGCTAG